TGGCGAAGCCGGCCTCTGCCTCCGCGTCGCCTAGCTCGTCGGGAGACAAGTCATGAAGAACCTCACCGCCCTCGCCTCCCTCCGTCACCGCCTCCTGACCACGCTCGCGCTGGGCGTGGTGCTCGCCCTGACCGCGGTGATGGTGCCCGACGCGCAGGTCACCGAGCCGCGCGCCGAGCTGATCGCGACCAAATGGGCCAAGGGTCTCGACGTCGGCAAGTTCACCGGCAAGGGCGGCACCATCTGGATCCTCGCCGTCGGCTCCGACGCCCGTCCCGGCCAGAAGGTCACCCGCACCCGCGGCGACGCCCTCCACCTGGTCGGCTTCAACCCGTCCACCGGGTATGCGACCGACATCAGCATCCCGCGGGACTCCTACGTCAACATCCCCGGCCAGGGGCGCGACAAGATCAACTCGGCTCTGCTGAACGGTGGCCCGAAGGCCATGGGCCGCGCGGTCGGCAACATGGTCGGGGTGCAGCCGCACTACGTCTTCGTCTCCTCCTTCTGGGGCACGAGCGACATGATCAACGGCATCGGCGGCGTCGACGTCGACAACCCCCGCGCGTTCACCGACTCCTACGTCGCCCCCTACGGCTTCAAGAAGGGCCGGATCCACATCAACGGCCCCCACTCGGTCGACTTCGCCCGGGCCCGTCACGGGCTGGCCAACGGCGACTTCGACCGCTCGGCCAACCAGTCGCGGATCCTGCGCGGCATCCACCGCAAGGTCGTGGCCCGCCAGCATGACGTCGGGTTCATGGCCAAGGGCGTATCGCTGGTGATGAAGAAGATGCACACCTCGGGCGTCTCCGGTCGCGACCTCTACCAGCTCGCCAACGCGGTCGCCGCGATCAACCCGGGCAAGATCCGCACCTGCGTCGTTCCTGGTGGGATCGGCAACGCCGGCGCCGCCAGCGTCGTCTTCCCCAACGTCGGCGCAGCCAAGGCGATGGGCAATGACGCGCGTCGCGACGGCCGGCTCAACCGGGGCTGCCGGGGCTGAGCCCCGGTCGGCCGGCTTCGACCGCGGACTGGCCCACGACCGTTCGTACGGGCATGGCACCATTCGGCCATGGACATCAGCTATCCGGTCACGATCGCCGCCGCTCGCACCTGGTTCAAGCTCGGTGACATCACGATCAACATGACCGGCGAGGAGCACATCCCCGAGAAGGGCGGTGCGCTGCTGGCCGTCAACCACCTCTCCTTCGTCGACTACATCATGGCCGGCGTCCCGGGCGCCGACCGCGGCCGGCTGACCAGGTTCATCGCCAAGAAGGAGGTCTTCGACCACCCGGTCGGCGGACCGGTGATGCGCTCGTTCCACCACATCCCTATCGACCGCAGCTATGGCGCGGCCGGCATGAAGAAGGCTGTCGACTACCTCCAGGACGGCGAGATCGTCGGCATCTTCCCCGAGGCCACCCTCTCGCGCTCGTTCCTGATCAAGGAGCTCAAGACCGGCACGGTCCGCATCGCCGCCGAGGCCGGTGTGCCGCTGATCCCGGTCGTACTGTGGGGCACCCAGCGGATCCTGACGAAGGGGAAGAAGATCGACCTCTCGCGTCACAAGACGATCGGCATGGAGATCGGTGCCCCGCTGCCGGTGACCGGTGAAGACCCTGCCGCCGAGACCGCGGAGCTGAAGTCGCGGATGGAGGCCATGCTCGACCGGCTGATCAAGGCCCACCCCGCCGAGGAGCAGCCTCCGGGGTCGTGGTGGCTGCCGAAGGCCTACGGCGGCTCGGCGCCCACGCTCGAGGAGGCCGAGGCGATGTACGCCGAGGAGCGCCGCCTCCGCGCCGAGCGCAAGGCTGCGAAGAAGAAGTCGTAGCGGGCTAGGTCGTGACGCCGGCGCGCTCGGCGACGGCGCCGACCTTCGCCTGGAACATGTCGAGCGACTTCGCGTCGTTGCCGGTGATGTGCTCGACAGCGGTCATCGCGGTGATCGCGACGTCGAGGAGCTCGTCGACGACATCGTCGTAGGTGTGGGTGATGCCCTTACGGGGGTTCTGGCCGGTGGCTCCGATGAGTGCGGCGATCGCCTCGCCGGCTTCTTCGCTCACCTTCGCAACTCTCCCCCAGAGAACGGCCTCCGCGTCGCGATCACCCTGGGACTCATCGAGCCACCGCGAGAGATTCGCGAGCAGAGCCGGCGTAGCGTCGGTCATGCGATCGGAGTCTAGGGCTGTTCTCGCAATCCGGTCGACCCCTAGATATCTGTCTACTCGGCCGGTTGGTAGACCCCGAGGCGGTTTCCGGCCGGATCGGTGAAGATGAAACGACGCCCGCCGGGGTAGTCGTAGGGCGGCTCGGCGATGGTGCCACCGGCCTTCTCGACGGCCGCCACCGCGGCTTCGAGGTCGGTCGTGCGGATCAGGGGGAGCGGCGCGACAGGCGTCTCGGACGGATACATCCCACCGCTCTCACCAGCGCCGTCGGGGCCGACGACGCCGGCGTACATCCCGCC
The sequence above is drawn from the Nocardioides albertanoniae genome and encodes:
- a CDS encoding MazG-like family protein — protein: MSEEAGEAIAALIGATGQNPRKGITHTYDDVVDELLDVAITAMTAVEHITGNDAKSLDMFQAKVGAVAERAGVTT
- a CDS encoding lysophospholipid acyltransferase family protein, with amino-acid sequence MDISYPVTIAAARTWFKLGDITINMTGEEHIPEKGGALLAVNHLSFVDYIMAGVPGADRGRLTRFIAKKEVFDHPVGGPVMRSFHHIPIDRSYGAAGMKKAVDYLQDGEIVGIFPEATLSRSFLIKELKTGTVRIAAEAGVPLIPVVLWGTQRILTKGKKIDLSRHKTIGMEIGAPLPVTGEDPAAETAELKSRMEAMLDRLIKAHPAEEQPPGSWWLPKAYGGSAPTLEEAEAMYAEERRLRAERKAAKKKS
- a CDS encoding LCP family protein; this translates as MKNLTALASLRHRLLTTLALGVVLALTAVMVPDAQVTEPRAELIATKWAKGLDVGKFTGKGGTIWILAVGSDARPGQKVTRTRGDALHLVGFNPSTGYATDISIPRDSYVNIPGQGRDKINSALLNGGPKAMGRAVGNMVGVQPHYVFVSSFWGTSDMINGIGGVDVDNPRAFTDSYVAPYGFKKGRIHINGPHSVDFARARHGLANGDFDRSANQSRILRGIHRKVVARQHDVGFMAKGVSLVMKKMHTSGVSGRDLYQLANAVAAINPGKIRTCVVPGGIGNAGAASVVFPNVGAAKAMGNDARRDGRLNRGCRG
- a CDS encoding VOC family protein produces the protein MNSMRIDYLELAVTDLPHARTFYESAFGWSFNDYGGMYAGVVGPDGAGESGGMYPSETPVAPLPLIRTTDLEAAVAAVEKAGGTIAEPPYDYPGGRRFIFTDPAGNRLGVYQPAE